One stretch of Cohnella algarum DNA includes these proteins:
- a CDS encoding sugar-binding protein: protein MRLQGRSAAPKSGKVTVYGPDGEPLAPVSGDTFADLGKDETVTLAFRWDYREARDFNEYSNRITVTESASGRVIFDDAQVPLDFLLIEKTGTVAVDGRLDDWTAAYPVHLRGAGRNNTGVYDPGNLDATAYAMWDDGHLYLAAKVSDDIHKNSEDAANMWKNDSLQFAIDPLADSPAAYNQDDMEWGFARHDDGRLLANIFFSRPPNPNGSAGELLPFAIARDEEAKETTYEIKIPRGLIHGLALAEGTKLGMNYAVNDADFQMGRDNFIQWTRGLADGKNPGGYDRFALADTAEDPDPVSGTSIALAADKPIVEVGEKVAVTVAAEEADDLYAVELTLRYDPSLFRLNRAELAEAFAPGGDGYLRYEDDGGTVRVAASRTGAVPGAFGSADLIRLEFAALSEDGAADFAVPGPVGVSNSGGQAAVVPQGGELRVAVADTAAVTGGKPNPKAIETIARSFGKREGETGYKAVYDMNKDGIIDIIDLAYVASRYLRS, encoded by the coding sequence GTGCGGCTGCAAGGTCGCTCCGCGGCTCCGAAATCCGGCAAGGTGACGGTGTACGGTCCCGACGGCGAGCCGCTCGCTCCGGTTTCGGGCGATACGTTCGCGGATCTCGGCAAGGACGAAACCGTCACGCTCGCCTTCCGCTGGGACTACCGCGAAGCCCGCGACTTCAACGAATATTCGAACCGGATTACGGTGACCGAATCGGCAAGCGGCCGGGTCATCTTCGACGACGCGCAGGTTCCGCTCGATTTTCTCCTGATCGAGAAGACGGGGACGGTCGCCGTCGACGGCCGGCTGGACGACTGGACGGCGGCGTATCCCGTTCATCTGCGCGGGGCCGGCCGGAACAACACCGGCGTGTACGACCCCGGCAACCTGGACGCGACGGCGTACGCGATGTGGGACGACGGTCATCTGTACCTGGCGGCGAAGGTGTCGGACGACATTCACAAAAACTCGGAGGACGCCGCGAACATGTGGAAAAACGATTCGCTGCAATTCGCGATCGATCCGCTGGCCGACAGCCCGGCTGCCTACAACCAGGACGACATGGAATGGGGCTTCGCGCGGCATGACGACGGCCGGCTGCTCGCGAACATCTTCTTCTCGCGTCCGCCGAATCCGAACGGAAGCGCCGGGGAGCTGCTGCCGTTCGCGATCGCCCGCGACGAGGAGGCGAAGGAAACGACGTACGAGATCAAGATTCCGCGCGGGCTGATCCATGGCCTGGCGCTGGCGGAAGGGACGAAGCTCGGCATGAACTACGCGGTCAACGACGCGGACTTTCAGATGGGCCGGGACAATTTCATCCAATGGACGCGCGGCCTCGCCGACGGCAAAAACCCGGGCGGCTACGACCGGTTCGCGCTCGCCGACACCGCCGAGGACCCGGATCCGGTGTCCGGCACGTCCATCGCGTTGGCCGCCGACAAGCCGATCGTGGAAGTCGGCGAGAAAGTCGCCGTGACGGTCGCGGCGGAGGAGGCGGACGATCTGTATGCCGTCGAGCTGACGTTACGTTACGACCCGAGCCTTTTCCGGCTGAACCGGGCCGAATTGGCGGAGGCGTTCGCTCCCGGCGGCGACGGTTATTTGCGGTACGAGGACGACGGCGGAACCGTGCGCGTCGCGGCAAGCCGGACGGGCGCCGTGCCGGGCGCCTTTGGCAGCGCGGATTTGATCCGGCTGGAGTTTGCGGCGCTTTCCGAAGACGGGGCGGCCGACTTCGCCGTGCCGGGCCCTGTCGGCGTTTCGAATAGCGGCGGGCAAGCGGCGGTCGTTCCGCAAGGCGGCGAGCTTCGGGTCGCGGTTGCCGATACGGCGGCGGTGACGGGCGGAAAGCCGAATCCGAAAGCGATCGAGACGATCGCCCGCTCGTTCGGGAAGCGCGAAGGAGAGACGGGGTACAAGGCGGTTTACGACATGAACAAGGACGGCATCATCGACATTATCGATCTGGCCTATGTCGCTTCGCGGTATTTGCGGTCCTGA